From the genome of Fusarium oxysporum f. sp. lycopersici 4287 chromosome 3, whole genome shotgun sequence, one region includes:
- a CDS encoding hypothetical protein (At least one base has a quality score < 10) codes for MARDEGDRRGRFIIMISFPSASAAISYGTIDKYHVGFFESHPPSENDFRNWSFQSEDPTDLITDLLTQQMKSMVNNKALLNHDCRQAVVLCYPNTWSESHRQTMSFCIRKALVAAEVPQTEDTRDLCIFPESEICMMYDLTMKSSLMSGDVFIHLYAGNGILDVYTYKVDYDYPLLLSRMGSQPRSRSRISTCLDRRFRSRFTIKEQEYLDSLKLAIQDGIESAIESDDLTAERLSRPAIPRQRKAFQVIVLTGEYEKVEALTEHVLEKLDNIRLLTPRLQTTRSEALFEGAAHLVANKDEWYHRDPYGAG; via the exons ATGGCGCGGGATGAGGGTGACCGACGAGGTCGCTTCATAATTATGATAAGCTTTCCTTCGGCATCTGCTGCCATCTCTTACGGAACTATCGACAAATATCACGTCGGCTTCTTTGAATCCCATCCGCCGTCTGAAAATGATTTTCGCAACTGGAGTTTTCAAAGCGAGGACCCCACAGACCTCATCACGGATCTCTTAACGCAACAGATGAAGTCTATGGTCAACAATAAGGCTCTTCTTAATCATGATTGCCGCCAGGCGGTCGTGCTTTGCTATCCAAATACGTGGTCAGAAAGCCATCGACAAACTATGTCGTTCTGTATCCGCAAAGCTCTAGTCGCTGCAGAGGTTCCACAAACCGAGGACACAAGAGATCTGTGTATCTTTCCCGAGTCAGAGATTTGTATGATGTACGACCTGACCATGAAAAGTTCGCTCATG AGTGGTGATGTATTCATTCATCTGTACGCAG GCAACGGTATTCTAGATGTGTACACCTATAAGGTCGACTACGATTATCCACTGTTGTTAAGCCGAATGGGCTCACAACCTCGAA GTCGCTCCCGGATATCGACGTGTCTCGACAGAAGATTCCGGTCACGTTTTACTATCAAAGAACAGGAATACTTGGACTCCCTCAAGCTTGCCATACAAGATGGAATTGAAAGCGCAATAGAAAGCGACGATTTGACCGCCGAACGTCTCTCACGCCCCGCAATTCCACGCCAGCGTAAGGCTTTCCAGGTTATCGTTCTAACTGGAGAATATGAAAAAGTAGAAGCCCTCACCGAACATGTCCTAGAAAAGCTAGACAACATCCGGCTATTGACACCCAGATTACA AACTACCAGAAGCGAAGCGCTATTCGAGGGAGCTGCACATCTTGTTGCTAACAAGGATGAGTGGTATCACAGAGACCCATATGGGGCCGGATAG